Proteins co-encoded in one Coriobacterium glomerans PW2 genomic window:
- the typA gene encoding translational GTPase TypA: protein MQVEHLRNIAIIAHVDHGKTTLVDKLLRATDAFRSNQQIEERVLDSNDQERERGITILAKNCSIEYKGVKINVIDTPGHADFGGEVERVLKMADGALLLVDAFEGPMPQTRFVLRHAIDTGLRIMIVINKIDRPAADPERAYNDCLDLMADLGATDEQLEFAMEHVVYASAVNGYARRSPEDDNNDMFPLLDMIIDDMPAPEVDECAPLAMQCVTIDHSNFVGRIGIGRVFSGTLHEGDTILVQKNDGTTTTSKIKQLFTFDYLGRTECSEVGAGDIAAVVGVEGADIGDVYTDPEHPVELAPILIDPPTLSVVFEASTSPLVGRDGDTVGARQLKERLLAEADNNVTMRIAELEDKSGVEVSGRGILHLSVLMETMRREGFEFQVARPRVLFRTGEDGKRQEPIEQAVVECPDEYSGKVIEVFGNAGGTMTSMQTGVTVTHLEFRIPTRGIMGLKNRILNVTHGEGVFYHTFLEYGPYAGEIGGRNNGAMISMTTEKAVAYALGTLQERGQLFVEPGTECYEGMLVGERNKPGDMVVNIARTKNLGNQRSSTSDISVQLTPPRTFSLEEALEYIADDELVEITPKNVRLRKRLLSANERKKAAVRRGQ from the coding sequence ATGCAAGTAGAGCATTTGAGGAATATTGCGATCATAGCCCACGTTGATCACGGCAAGACCACGCTTGTGGACAAGCTTCTTCGCGCCACTGATGCGTTCAGGTCGAATCAGCAGATCGAAGAGCGTGTTCTCGACTCGAACGACCAGGAGCGCGAACGAGGCATCACGATTCTCGCGAAGAACTGCTCGATCGAATACAAGGGTGTGAAGATCAACGTCATCGATACTCCGGGCCACGCTGACTTCGGCGGAGAGGTCGAGCGCGTGCTCAAGATGGCCGACGGAGCGCTGCTGCTCGTCGACGCGTTCGAGGGTCCCATGCCTCAGACAAGATTCGTGCTTCGCCACGCGATCGACACCGGGCTCAGAATCATGATCGTCATCAACAAGATCGACCGACCCGCCGCAGACCCCGAACGCGCCTACAATGACTGCCTCGATCTCATGGCGGATCTCGGTGCAACCGATGAGCAGCTCGAATTCGCCATGGAGCACGTCGTGTACGCGAGCGCCGTCAACGGATACGCTCGCCGGTCGCCCGAGGATGACAACAACGACATGTTCCCGCTTCTCGATATGATTATCGACGACATGCCCGCTCCCGAGGTCGATGAGTGCGCGCCGCTCGCTATGCAATGCGTGACGATCGATCATTCCAACTTCGTCGGTCGCATCGGCATAGGAAGGGTATTCTCCGGAACGCTGCACGAAGGCGACACGATCCTCGTGCAGAAAAACGATGGCACGACGACGACTTCGAAGATCAAGCAGCTGTTCACGTTCGACTATCTGGGCCGAACGGAATGCAGCGAGGTCGGCGCCGGCGACATCGCCGCGGTCGTCGGCGTGGAGGGCGCCGACATCGGGGATGTCTACACCGATCCCGAGCACCCTGTCGAGCTCGCACCGATACTGATCGATCCGCCGACCCTGTCGGTGGTGTTCGAGGCCTCGACCTCACCGCTCGTGGGCCGCGACGGCGACACCGTCGGCGCCCGCCAGCTCAAGGAGCGCCTGCTCGCCGAAGCTGACAACAATGTCACCATGCGGATAGCTGAGCTCGAGGACAAGTCCGGCGTAGAGGTATCGGGTCGCGGGATCTTGCATCTGTCCGTGCTCATGGAGACGATGCGCCGTGAGGGGTTCGAGTTTCAGGTCGCCCGTCCGCGCGTGCTGTTCCGCACCGGAGAAGATGGCAAGCGCCAGGAACCGATCGAGCAGGCTGTGGTCGAGTGCCCTGATGAGTACTCCGGCAAGGTGATCGAGGTGTTCGGCAATGCCGGCGGCACGATGACGAGCATGCAGACCGGCGTCACCGTCACTCATCTTGAATTCCGCATCCCCACACGCGGCATCATGGGTCTTAAGAACCGGATTCTCAACGTTACCCACGGAGAGGGTGTGTTCTATCACACGTTTCTTGAATACGGTCCCTATGCGGGTGAGATCGGCGGCCGAAACAACGGTGCCATGATCTCGATGACGACCGAGAAGGCCGTGGCATATGCGCTGGGAACCCTTCAGGAGCGCGGGCAGCTGTTCGTGGAGCCCGGTACGGAATGCTACGAGGGCATGCTCGTCGGTGAGCGCAACAAACCCGGGGACATGGTCGTGAACATTGCGCGTACGAAGAATCTGGGCAACCAGCGCTCTTCGACATCGGATATCTCCGTGCAGCTCACCCCGCCGCGCACGTTTTCGCTTGAGGAGGCGCTCGAGTACATAGCAGACGACGAACTCGTTGAGATCACACCGAAGAACGTTCGCCTTCGCAAGCGGCTGCTCTCGGCAAACGAGCGCAAGAAGGCCGCCGTTCGGCGAGGCCAGTGA
- a CDS encoding J domain-containing protein, giving the protein MTRDEAFSVMGLRPEASADEIAIAYRELALMLHPDKFADSKKLQARAERQMRTINEARAVLVGRSASCRPGGDARGHTARRSTGSSEPAAIRFEAEARAHAAETARLTVVSQARTMRERRGSMLAVLGIGIMGMIVLSRFHGAVGRLGMSVSSMLAIWGAVDIFTMSSQINVLDQRARKLLETRDRAREIARQAQEL; this is encoded by the coding sequence TTGACCCGTGATGAGGCGTTCAGCGTGATGGGTCTCAGGCCAGAGGCGTCGGCCGATGAGATCGCCATCGCCTATCGCGAGCTGGCTTTGATGCTTCATCCCGACAAGTTCGCTGACAGCAAAAAGCTTCAGGCGCGCGCCGAGCGGCAGATGCGAACCATCAACGAGGCGCGCGCCGTGCTCGTCGGCCGCTCGGCCTCGTGCAGGCCCGGCGGAGACGCCCGCGGGCATACGGCCCGCAGATCAACCGGATCTTCGGAACCGGCTGCCATACGCTTCGAGGCCGAGGCCCGCGCACATGCCGCCGAGACGGCGCGGTTGACGGTCGTGAGCCAGGCGCGCACGATGCGAGAGCGCCGCGGAAGCATGCTCGCGGTGCTCGGTATCGGAATCATGGGTATGATCGTGCTCTCACGCTTTCATGGTGCGGTTGGCAGACTCGGTATGTCGGTCTCATCGATGCTGGCGATCTGGGGTGCCGTGGACATCTTCACGATGTCGAGTCAGATCAACGTGCTCGATCAGCGCGCGCGCAAGCTTTTGGAAACACGTGATCGCGCCCGTGAGATCGCGCGGCAGGCGCAGGAACTGTAG